Within Desulfobacterales bacterium, the genomic segment TCAGAAGCATGGCCGGGATAAAGGTGATCATCAGGAGAAAGGCCAGGTGGATGAAAAAACCCTTCTGTTTCACCTGTTGCCGGCTGAGCCGCATTGCATCGTCCAGGCGCATTTTCCGGTCAGCCATCAGCGGCAGGGTGTAGATCCACCAGGTGGCAAAGATCAGGCCCGGGACAATGAGCAGAAAAAGCCCGGTGACAATGAGCAGGATCACCCCGAAGTAGGGGAACAGCCCGGCAAAGCGTTTGAATCCGGAAAAGAGGTCCTTGAACGCGGGCGGCCGCTCGTCTCGCAGGTAGAGGATGACCATCAGCAGATAGCCGGCGAACAGGGGTCCGGCCAGCAGGCTGAGCGAGACCAGATTCAGGATCTGGATCAGCAGCCCGCCCAGGATCATCAGCAGCGGGTGTTTGATGGTAATGCTGCAGGCGTCCTTCAGGTAGCGCTGAATGTCCATGGTCGGTCCCGTGGGGTGATGGTTGTCCGTCATTGCCTATCTCTGCAGGAGCCGGGCCATGTCCTTGGCAAAATAGGTCAGTATGATGTCGGCCCCGGCCCGTTTGATGCTCAACAGGGTCTCTTCCATCACCCGGGCCTCGTCGATCCAGTTGTTGGCCGCCGCCGCCTTGATCATGGCGTATTCGCCGCTCACCTGGTAGGCGGCCACCGGCAGGTCGAACTCCTCGCGCAGCCGCTGGATGATGTCAAGATAGGCCAGCGCCGGTTTGACCATCAGGATGTCCGCCCCTTCTTCCACATCCAGGGTGGCCTCGCGCAGGGCCTCGCAGGCATTGGCCGGATCCATCTGGTAGCCGCGCCGGTCGCCGTGCCGGGGGGCGCAGTCAGCCGCGTCCCGGAACGGTCCGTAAAAGGCGGAGGCGTATTTAACCGCATATGACATGATCGGGATCTCGGCGAAATCGTTTTCATCGAGAATGGCCCGGATCTCGCCGACCCGGCCGTCCATCATGTCCGAGGGGGCCACCATGTCGGCCCCGGCCCGGGCGTGGGACAGGGCGGTCCGGGCCAGGATCTCCAGGGTGGTGTCGTTGTCCACCCGGTTCTTGATGATCACCCCGCAGTGGCCGTGGGAGGTGTACTCGCAGAGGCAGACATCGGTGACCACCAGCAGTTCCGGGGCCTTATTCTTCAGTTCCCTGATCGCCCGCTGGATGATCCCGTCCTTGGCGTGGGCCCCGGAGCCCATTGAATCCTTTTTGTCGGGCAGCCCGAACAGGATCACCGTATTGACCCCCAGGCCCAGGCATTCCTTGGCCTCCCCGGCCAACTGGTCCACGGTTATCCGGTCGATGCCGGGCATGGAGGGAATCGGCTCGCGCTTGCCCCTGCCCTCCATCACAAAGAGCGGGTAGATGAACTGGGCCGGTGAGAGAAGGGTCTCGCGGATCAGGGACCGGAGGGATTCGTTCCGCCGCAGCCGGCGCGGTCGATATTCTGGAAACATCATTGCTGTTCTCCTTGTGGCTGAAAATGGTTCAATAGCTGACAATATAACTTAACATCGCAGAATATCGAAGTGTTCCGTTCTGCTTCCGAGATTTGTTGTTCTAAATTCTGAATTCTCTCTTATACCGGCGCCAGGGGTAGTTCGATGGTGAACACGGCGCCGGTGGGCTCGTTGTCGCGCACCCGGATATAGCCGTCATGGTCCGCCACCACCGTGCTGGCAATGGCCAGGCCGAGGCCGGTGCCGGTTTTTTTGGTGGAAAAATAGGGCTCGAACAGCCGGGGCTTGTCCTGGTCGCGCACCCCGGGGCCGTTGTCCCGGACCTCGATAAAAACCGCCTTCCCGGCCGTATCGCAACTGAGCCGGATCTCGATTCGCCCGCCGTCCGGGAGCACTGCCACCGCATTGTCCAACAGGTTGATCAGGACCCGTTTCATCTGTTTGCGGTCAAAGGGGAACAGCGGAACCTCCCCGGTCGCCTGGAAGATGAACTCGATCTCAGCGTGCGCCTCCCCGTAGAGAACCAATACCTCCCTGACCATGTCCGCCAGATTGTTGAGCGTTTTTTCCACTGCCGGCATCCGGGCGAAGCTGGAAAATTCGCTGACCAGTCTTTTGAGTTCATCGACCTGGTTGATGATGGTCCGGGTGCAGAGATCGAAAACCTCGCTGTCCTCCCCGAGTCGTTCCATGTATTTTTTCCGGAGGCGCTGGGCCGAGAGTTGAATCGGGGTAAGGGGGTTCTTGACCTCGTGGGCGATCCGGCGGGCCACCTCCCGCCAGGCTGCCATTCGTTGCGCCTTTTCAAGTTGGGTGAGGTTGTCGAATACCAGCACCATACCCTGGGGGTTCTGATTTTCGTCGGTCAGTTTGGTGAAGTTGACCAGCAGGGAGAAGACCTCGTCCCGGACCGTCAGCCGGATGGGCCGCTGGATGGACTTTTTGCCTGATTCGGTCAACTCCTTGAGAAAGCCGGTGAGGATCTCCAGGTGCGCGGGATCAAGCACGGTGCGGTAGTCCTGGTTGAGGTAATGTTTCTTGTCAATTCCCAGCAGTTCCTCGGCAAAGCGGTTGATGGTGGTGATTCGTCCGGACTCGTCAAGGGAGATCACCCCGGCGGCCACGTTCTGGAGAATGGTCTCGGTGTACTGCCGCCGGTTGTCCAGCTCCAGGTTGCTCTCCCGCAGGGCCCGGTTGGCCGCCTCCAGTTGCCGGCTGCCGGTGGCCAGGTCCCGGGTCATCATGTTGAACGAGTCGACCAGGAGCCCCATTTCGTCATCAGCCTCTTTTTCGAGAACAAAATCAAGCTCGCCCTCGGCAACCCGCTTGAGGGCTCCGGCAAGTTTGCCGATGGGGCCGGTGAGCCCCTGGGCCACATAAAAGCCGAACCAGACCGCACTGAAGATGATCAGCAGGGTAACAATCAGCAGCATCACCAACAGACTGGTCTTGATCGGGTTCTTGAGGAGCATCAACTGGCGGTAGCCCTCGATGCCCCTGGAGATGACGTTCATCCGTTCCAGTTGGTCGTTGCCGATCAGAAAGGAGGTGACCAGGAGAAAGGGGGTGTTGTTGTTGCCGTTGATGAGTACCGGGGTCACGCCGCGGACCAGTTCGCCGGCCGGGATCCGCTGGATGGCGATCTGGTCATGCTCACCGTTCAATGCCAGCCGGAACAGCTCGGGCGGGAACTCGGGAAGCTGGATGCCGTCGAGCTGTTCGCCCAACACCCTGACCACCGGTTTGCGCTGGTCGGTGAACAGCTCCAACCCCTCCAGCCCCTGGGCCGCCAGGGTGTTGTTAAAAAAGGAGTCCAGATCCTTAAGCTGGGCGGGCCGGTAGGGGCGGGCGGCCAGCCGGGCGGCAAGGGCCTGGCCCTGGCGGTTTACCCGGCGGCGCGCCTCCTGGTAGATGTCCTTGGCAACGTTAAGGGATTCCTGCAGGGATTGCTCCACCGTGGAGTTGAACCAGTAGTCCATGCTGGTGGAGACGAACTGGAGGGCGATGAAAAAGAGCAGGGCCGTGGGGATCAGGGACAGGGAGACAAAGGAGATGACCAGCTTGGTCCGTAGTTTTGCCCCCAGAATCCGCTGCCGGCGCTGGAAGATAAGTTCAACCAGGCTGCGGAGGACGAGAAAGATTATCAGCAGCAGCAGCAGGACATTGATGTTGATCAGGACAAAGACGAGAACGTTGCCGCTTACCGGGAAGGGAATTTCGCCCAGTTGCGAGACCCTGGTCTCAAGGATGGTCAGGCCGAGAATAAGGCAGAGGCAGATCAGGATGACCTGCCGGATCCGCTGTTTTTTGCGGGCCTGTTGTTCTCTGGAAACTGCCATGAAAGCTCCGGGTCGGTTTCGAGTGGTTCGCCTATCAGGTCTCAGGGGCCCTGCCCGGCTTTACCGGACATGGCGGCCGGGCCGTTCAGTAGCTGAACTCCAGGCTGTGCCAACTGGTTTCAAAATCCCATAACGAGGAAAAGGGAATAAGATAATGAAAGTACAAGGGCAGTGTTTTTTTGGCAAGTTTGGCCTTGATCCGGAGACGGTAGGCAGTGTCCGGGACGAGTTGCTTCAGGGTGATTACCCGGAATCCGTTGACCTCGGCCATCTGCTTCTGGGCGGGCAGCAGGGCGGTGGTAACGATTTCCTGGTTCCGTTCGCTCAGGACGATCCGGTATTCTTCCTTCAGGTTGTCGTAGGTCAGGGTATGGTTGAAGGTGTGGGTGGTTATCTTCCGGTCGGGCCAGCCCCTGTTGATCCGGTACAGCTCCACATAAAAGGTGAAGGTGGCCGGGATGCCGTTATGGATGCCGGCGACGATTTCATCGGTAAAGCAGTTCTTGACAGTGAAAAAAAGAAGCAGTTCGGTGTCGGAGTTGGCAACGGTTATTTCGCTTATGGTCGCCTTCCCGGCCAGGAGCGGCCGGGGCAGGGCAAAGAGGACGATGAACCCAAGCAGGAGAGAGAGGAATGGGCGTTTGAGGTTTGTCATGGTGTCGTGGGTTGAGGGGTAAACGCTTGCAGGGCTGGGGGCAACCCGGAGTCCGGCGGCTTACCCTGTGAGTGGTTACATTGAGGGAGATCATGGTGCTTCATCATCGTGCGGCCATATATTTACTCGAAATTCACGGTGTTGTCCATGGAGGATCTGGGGACCGCGGGGCCGGCAACAGGGAGCGGCGGATTTTTGGTTGACACCCGGCTCCGCCAGGCTTATCGTAAGTTTACGATGAAAAGACAGCCCTTGACGGAAACAGGTCCGGATCCCGATGCCTTTGCCCGGTTATGCAAGGCCTTGGCCCATCCGGTCAGGATCAAAATCGTACAGTATCTCAAGGGGATGGATCGGTGCCAGTGCGGACGGCTTGTCGAGTTGCTCCCCCTTGCCCAGTCCACGGTCAGCCAGCACCTGCGATCACTGAAACGGGCGGGGTTGATCCGGGGCCAGGTGGAAGGCCCCCGTACCTGCTACTGCCTTGACCATGAGATGCTTGCGGAATTTTTACGGATGGCGGCCCGGTTGACAGGCTGAACAGCGGAAGAAACAAGAGAGAAACATGGAACTGAAACATGTAGACAACGATGCCGAACCTTGTTGCGCCGGCTCGTCCGGTGAAGGGTCCTGCGGGCCCCGGCCGCTCACCGGCCT encodes:
- a CDS encoding ATP-binding protein translates to MAVSREQQARKKQRIRQVILICLCLILGLTILETRVSQLGEIPFPVSGNVLVFVLININVLLLLLIIFLVLRSLVELIFQRRQRILGAKLRTKLVISFVSLSLIPTALLFFIALQFVSTSMDYWFNSTVEQSLQESLNVAKDIYQEARRRVNRQGQALAARLAARPYRPAQLKDLDSFFNNTLAAQGLEGLELFTDQRKPVVRVLGEQLDGIQLPEFPPELFRLALNGEHDQIAIQRIPAGELVRGVTPVLINGNNNTPFLLVTSFLIGNDQLERMNVISRGIEGYRQLMLLKNPIKTSLLVMLLIVTLLIIFSAVWFGFYVAQGLTGPIGKLAGALKRVAEGELDFVLEKEADDEMGLLVDSFNMMTRDLATGSRQLEAANRALRESNLELDNRRQYTETILQNVAAGVISLDESGRITTINRFAEELLGIDKKHYLNQDYRTVLDPAHLEILTGFLKELTESGKKSIQRPIRLTVRDEVFSLLVNFTKLTDENQNPQGMVLVFDNLTQLEKAQRMAAWREVARRIAHEVKNPLTPIQLSAQRLRKKYMERLGEDSEVFDLCTRTIINQVDELKRLVSEFSSFARMPAVEKTLNNLADMVREVLVLYGEAHAEIEFIFQATGEVPLFPFDRKQMKRVLINLLDNAVAVLPDGGRIEIRLSCDTAGKAVFIEVRDNGPGVRDQDKPRLFEPYFSTKKTGTGLGLAIASTVVADHDGYIRVRDNEPTGAVFTIELPLAPV
- a CDS encoding DUF4390 domain-containing protein, with the protein product MTNLKRPFLSLLLGFIVLFALPRPLLAGKATISEITVANSDTELLLFFTVKNCFTDEIVAGIHNGIPATFTFYVELYRINRGWPDRKITTHTFNHTLTYDNLKEEYRIVLSERNQEIVTTALLPAQKQMAEVNGFRVITLKQLVPDTAYRLRIKAKLAKKTLPLYFHYLIPFSSLWDFETSWHSLEFSY
- a CDS encoding metalloregulator ArsR/SmtB family transcription factor — protein: MEDLGTAGPATGSGGFLVDTRLRQAYRKFTMKRQPLTETGPDPDAFARLCKALAHPVRIKIVQYLKGMDRCQCGRLVELLPLAQSTVSQHLRSLKRAGLIRGQVEGPRTCYCLDHEMLAEFLRMAARLTG
- the hemB gene encoding porphobilinogen synthase, whose translation is MMFPEYRPRRLRRNESLRSLIRETLLSPAQFIYPLFVMEGRGKREPIPSMPGIDRITVDQLAGEAKECLGLGVNTVILFGLPDKKDSMGSGAHAKDGIIQRAIRELKNKAPELLVVTDVCLCEYTSHGHCGVIIKNRVDNDTTLEILARTALSHARAGADMVAPSDMMDGRVGEIRAILDENDFAEIPIMSYAVKYASAFYGPFRDAADCAPRHGDRRGYQMDPANACEALREATLDVEEGADILMVKPALAYLDIIQRLREEFDLPVAAYQVSGEYAMIKAAAANNWIDEARVMEETLLSIKRAGADIILTYFAKDMARLLQR